atgacactgacattacacaccaggtcctgggtgccactcaggattaagtccaaggtcaacttctctctggttggttccaagaacaACTGTTCTAGTACACAGTCATTCggagtatctagaaatttgacttcttTGTCATTACCCGACTGTGAATTTACACAGTCTATGTGTgaataattgaagtcacccattattactgccctgcctctccttgacgcctccctgatttccccgatactcccagtcactgtcagagttttgatccggagagcaatagcacatccccagtaggaCATTTCCTTTCACaccttgtattgtcactcacagggtttctgaggaggactccagtccaccgaggttttctaccttgttagattctatcccttcttcaaCATACAGTGCTACACCACCTtcaaggcgcccctccctatcctccctatagagtttatatccaaagataacagtgtcctactggttctcactgtttcaccatgtttctgttatgcccactatatctatttctgtgttagcaaccaagcactccagctcacccatcttggttccgaggcttctggcattggcatataagcacctatacagtgaatctcttacctggttcatgctatctttcttttgactcattaaccagctggcacagtcttctgcctgctctttatgtcgttctgctctgtctccttctgttttatcttaatcctttgcacccttgcactttaaaagaTGAcacttgctgaaccagatactgtccagctcctgtcggctattccccaggcatcattttaaaagctgctaaaaATGAATCCGTGCctaacccctcctcctggcaacaacgtctcatccatgcattgaaacccttcagctctgcctgtctcactgtactgcTAATGGAACAggaagcatttctgagaatgctaccttgagggtcctggacttcaataagCTAATTATCAgcataaatttggcttccaggacctcccgattaCATTTTcctacatcgttggtgccgacgtgcaccacgacagctgtctcctacccagcactgcctaaccgCCTATCTAAACACTGTaagatgtccgcaaccttcgcagcAGGTAGGCATATCACTGTGTGGTCAACACgtaggtcacaaacccatctctctctgcctccaatgATTgcatcaccaactacaaggaggctgccactccccagaggaatatcccctgtgtgagaggatatgggctaaACTTCCATGAATGGGGTACTTCTAAAGCAGCATTCCCATGTTACAAAAGGGAAAGCAAGACAAAGAATGGGAAATGCAGGCCAGCAGACATCAGGCAGTCCTGCAGATGTTTGACTTGCCACTAGCCAAACCCAAGAGAGAACTAAAGCGaagtcctccttccttcccccaccctttggATCTGAGAGAGGCAAGCAGACAATGTTCTCACCAAAGCAGGACTCATCCACATCCTGGTCACAGGATGCAGAAGGCACGGCCAGTCACTGGGTTAGTGTCACAGATGGCGCCTTCACGGCAAGGGCTACTGACACAGGCATCATCCAAATGACAGAGGAGGCCTAGAAGAGAAAGGCTGTGGAAAGCAACTCTATGGCAGCAGTCTGTGAGCAGCACCCAGAAAGGGGTGGAACGGCCCACTGGGTTGGACTTCTGGGCAGGTTTGGCTTCAGTGGGCATCATACACAGGCtaatgctgcagccccagaagCCCAGAAGAGTGAAACCCTTCCACCTGCCACGGGCCATTCGGCTCCTGATCCTGGCCAGTGCTCCTCTCAGTGCCACCATGGCTGGAGCGGAGATATAGTGTCATGTGCTGACAATGCCCAGATGTCCCATACATTGGCTCCATTCCCTCCACATCACTGCCTAAACCCTCTTATTACATCCACCCCAAACCTGCCGGCCAGAACAGAGGAAAGAATGCAGCCTGGCACAAAGCAGGAGCCAACTACCTGCCCTGCCCACAGGACATTCACAGTAGAAGGAAGCCACACGATCATGACAGGTAGCACCAGAAAAGCAGGCAGCGGATTGACAGTCATCAATGTTCTCACTGCAGCTCTCTCCGGTCCAGCCATTGACACAGAGGCACGAATGGCCCCCGATGGTATTGACGCAGGTGCCCCCATTGTGGCAGGCACGGGGTTGCAGCTGGCACTCATCCACGTCCTCGGTGCAGAACTGGCCTAGGGCCAAAAGAGGAGAGCGGTTTTTGCTAGAACACCTACAAAGCAGAGTTGGTCCAACAGCTGCAGCACTCCACACTCACAGCCCCCCATTTCCTGCCCTCTTCTTTGCCTTCAAACTGCCAGGGCTGGAGCTGAACAAATGGTTTTCACCAAATGAACGCCTGCCCTCTCCAGGTTTGAGGGCGGGTCCCTTGACTTTCCCACAGAGGACGTGACCTTCAATTCCCTGGGCCAGGACAGAGCTAGCACTCTCCAAAACTAACAGCTACACTCCCCAACATGAAGGATTGTCGTTCAAGAAAAAAAGCAAATGCCTCTCCTCAGTCAAGACTCTGACATCCAGGCCTCCATATTCTCTGTTAAGAGACCCCTTAGAATCTCACACTGTTCTCCCCAAGTTCTGGCTCTGGCCCATGTCCCAGTACCTGTCCACTCTGGAGGGCACTGGCAACGGTAGGTGTTGACACCATCCACACACGTGCCTGCATTCTTGCACAAGTGGTCTGGACAATCGTCAATATTAATCTCACAGTTGTGTCCCGCAAAGCCTGGAAAGGGAGAAGAGGCTGCATTTGAGACATTCTGCCCTGGTGGTTGTTCAAACACACCAGGAAACCCAGCTGGCATGCAGATGCAAGTAAACCCGCCAGAGCAGTCGAGCCATGTAGCACTGAGGGGACAGTTGGTCCCCAATCCTGTGGTGTGAAGTGTGAAgaaccaatgtgtgtgtgtgtgtgtgtgtgtgtgtgtgtgggtgtgtgtgtgtgagagagagagagagagagagagagagagagagagagagagagagagcgcatcgTCGGGTTGGGAATGTTGGAAATGGCCTGATAAGGGTCTTTTTAGAAGGAGTCAgagatgtttccagcccaattaAGGAATCAGGGTCAGGGGCCAGAACAGAAGGGAACATTGGCCGACAACATGTCGGCATGTCATCTGACATCTCCCCCTGTCATGCatgcccctgctttccccctgccctgcTTTCCCCTCACCTCTCACCTGCTTACGGGGCACCCTTGGGGCTGGGGGCAGCAAGGACAATGCCCCCCTCTTCACTTAGTATGGAGCAGTGGATGGAAGCAGCGGCATACCCGTTCCCCTCCCATGACTTGTCATCTTTAAATACTCTtccagtccccctcccccaccttttaaaCCAAAAGCTTTAACATCCAGTGTTGAGGTCATGTGGTTTTTTTAAGAAATACTACCTGGCATGCAGATGCAGGTAAACCCGCCCTTGCGGTCAAGGCATGTAGCGTTATTCCGGCAGGGCATGGAGAAGCACTCGTTGATGTCCGTCTCACAGCGCGGGCCTGTGTAGCCATGCCCACATTGGCACTGGAAGGAGGCTTTGGTGTTGATGCATTTGCCAAAGTGTTGACATGGATTGGCCCCTGGGGATGACACAGGCACACGAAGTGAGCATGGCTCCCTGAAAATCCTATCTCCTCAATCCTTACTCCAAAAGGGAAAGCCAGACAAGGAATGGGAAGTGCAGGCCAGCAGAAGCCAGGCACTCTTGCAGGTGTCTGACTTGCCACTAGCCAAACCCAAGAGAGAACTAAAGCGaagtcctccttcctccccccaccctttggatCTGAGAGAGGCAAGCAGACAACGATCTCACCAAGGGAGCATTCGTCCACATCCTGGTCACAGGCAGATCCCATGAGGCCTagtgggcagctgcagaaggcACGGCCAGTCACTGGGTTAGTGTCACAGATGGCGCCTTCACGGCAAGGGCTACTGACACAGGCATCATCCAAATGACAGAGGAGGCCTAGAAGAGAAAGGCTGTGGAAAGCAACTCTATGGCAGCAGTCTGTGAGCAGCACCCAGAAAGGGGTGGAACGGCCCACTGGGTTGGACTTCTGGGCAGGTTTGGCTTCAGTGGGCATCATACACAGGCtaatgctgcagccccagaagCCCAGAAGAGTGAAACCCTTCCACCTGCCACGGGCCATTCGGCTCCTGATCCTTGCCAGTGCTCCTCTCAGTGCCACCATGGCTGGAGCGGAGACATAGTGTCATGTGCTGACAATGCCCAGATGTCCCATACATTGGCTCCATTCCCTCCACATCACTGCCTAAACCCTCTTATTACATCCACCCCAAACCTGCCGGCCAGAACAGAGGAAAGAATGCAGCCTGGCACAAAGCAGGAGCCAACTACCTGCCCTGCCCACAGGACATTCACAGTAGAAGGAAGCCACACGATCATGACAGGTAGCACCAGAAAAGCAGGCAGCGGATTGACAGTCATCAATGTTCTCACTGCAGCTCTCTCCGGTCCAGCCATTGACACAGAGGCACGAATGGCCCCCGATGGTATTGACGCAGGTGCCCCCATTGTGGCAGGCACGGGGTTGCAGCTGGCACTCATCCACGTCCTCGGTGCAGAACTGGCCTAGGGCCAAAAGAGGAGAGCGGTTTTTGCTAGAACACCTACAAAGCAGAGTTGGTCCAACAGCTGCAGCACTCCACACTCACAGCCCCCCATTTCCTGCCCTCTTCTTTGCCTTCAAACTGCCAGGGCTGGAGCTGAACAAATGGTTTTCACCAAATGAACGCCTGCCCTCTCCAGGTTTGAGGGCGGGTCCCTTGACTTTCCCACAGAGGACGTGACCTTCAATTCCCTGGGCCAGGACAGAGCTAGCACTCTCCAAAACCAACAGCTACACTCCCCAACATGAAGGATTGTCGTTCAAGAAAAAAAGCAAATGCCTCTCCTCAGTCAAGACTCTGACATCCAGGCCTCCATATTCTCTGTTAAGAGACCCCTTAGAATCTCACACTGTTCTCCCCAAGTTCTGGCTCTGGCCCATGTCCCAGTACCTGTCCACTCTGGAGGGCACTGGCAACGGTAGGTGTTGACACCATCCACACACGTGCCTGCATTCTTGCACAAGTGGTCTGGACAATCGTCAATATTAATCTCACAGTTGTGTCCCGCAAAGCCTGGAAAGGGAGAAGAGGCTGCATTTGAGACATTCTGCCCTGGTGGTTGTTCAAACACACCAGGAAACCCAGCTGGCATGCAGATGCAAGTAAACCCGCCAGAGCAGTCGAGCCATGTAGCACTGAGGGGACAGTTGGTCCCCAATCCTGTGGTTTGAAGTGTGCTTCTGGAagaactagtgtgtgtgtgtgtgtgtgtgtttgtgtgtgtgtgtgtgtgtgtgagagagagagagagagagagagagcgcatcgTCGGGTTGGGAATGTTGGAAATGGCCTGATAAGGGTCTTTTTAGAAGGAGTCAgagatgtttccagcccaattaAGGAACCAGGGTCAGGGGCCAGAACAGAAGGGAACATTGGCCGACAACATGTCGGCATGTCATCTGACATCTCCCCCTGTCATGCatgcccctgctttccccctgccctgcTTTCCCCTCACCTCTCACCTGCTTACGGGGCACCCTTGGGGCTGGGGGCAGCAAGGACAATGCCCCCCTCTTCACTTAGTATGGAGCAGTGGATGGAAGCAGCGGCATACCCGTTCCCCTCCCATGACTTGTCATCTTTAAATACTCTtccagtccccctcccccaccttttaaaCCAAAAGCTTTAACATCCAGTGTTGAGGTCATGTGGTTTTTTTAAGAAATACTACCTGGCATGCAGATGCAGGTAAACCCGCCCTTGCGGTCAAGGCATGTAGCGTTATTCCGGCAGGGCATGGAGAAGCACTCGTTGATGTCCGTCTCACAGCGCGGGCCTGTGTAGCCATGCCCACATTGGCACTGGAAGGAGGCTTTGGTGTTGATGCATTTGCCAAAGTGTTGACATGGATTGGCCCCTGGGGATGACACAGGCACACGAAGTGAGCATGGCTCCCTGAAAATCCTATCTCCTCAATCCTTACTCCAAAAGGGAAAGCCAGACAAGGAATGGGAAGTGCAGGCCAGCAGAAGCCAGGCACTCTTGCAGGTGTCTGACTTGCCACTAGCCAAACCCAAGAGAGAACTAAAGCGaagtcctccttcctccccccaccctttggatCTGAGAGAGGCAAGCAGACAACGATCTCACCAAGGGAGCATTCGTCCACATCCTGGTCACAGGCAGATCCCATGAGGCCTagtgggcagctgcagaaggcACGGCCAGTCACTGGGTTAGTGTCACAGATGGCGCCTTCACGGCAAGGGCTACTGACACAGGCATCATCCAAATGACAGAGGAGGCCTAGAAGAGAAAGGCTGTGGAAAGCAACTCTATGGCAGCAGTCTGTGAGCAGCACCCAGAAAGGGGTGGAACGGCCCACTGGGTTGGACTTCTGGGCAGGTTTGGCTTCAGTGGGCATCATACACAGGCtaatgctgcagccccagaagCCCAGAAGAGTGAAACCCTTCCACCTGCCACGGGCCATTCGGCTCCTGATCCTGGCCAGTGCTCCTCTCAGTGCCACCATGGCTGGAGCGGAGATATAGTGTCATGTGCTGACAATGCCCAGATGTCCCATACATTGGCTCCATTCCCTCCACATCACTGCCTAAACCCTCTTATTACATCCACCCCAAACCTGCCGGCCAGAACAGAGGAAAGAATGCAGCCTGGCACAAAGCAGGAGCCAACTACCTGCCCTGCCCACAGGACATTCACAGTAGAAGGAAGCCACACGATCATGACAGGTAGCACCAGAAAAGCAGGCAGCGGATTGACAGTCATCAATGTTCTCACTGCAGCTCTCTCCGGTCCAGCCATTGACACAGAGGCACGAATGGCCCCCGATGGTATTGACGCAGGTGCCCCCATTGTGGCAGGCACGGGGTTGCAGCTGGCACTCATCCACGTCCTCGGTGCAGAACTGGCCTAGGGCCAAAAGAGGAGAGCGGTTTTTGCTAGAACACCTACAAAGCAGAGTTGGTCCAACAGCTGCAGCACTCCACACTCACAGCCCCCCATTTCCTGCCCTCTTCTTTGCCTTCAAACTGCCAGGGCTGGAGCTGAACAAATGGTTTTCACCAAATGAACGCCTGCCCTCTCCAGGTTTGAGGGCGGGTCCCTTGACTTTCCCACAGAGGACGTGACCTTCAATTCCCTGGGCCAGGACAGAGCTAGCACTCTCCAAAACCAACAGCTACACTCCCCAACATGAAGGATTGTCGTTCAAGAAAAAAAGCAAATGCCTCTCCTCAGTCAAGACTCTGACATCCAGGCCTCCATATTCTCTGTTAAGAGACCCCTTAGAATCTCACACTGTTCTCCCCAAGTTCTGGCTCTGGCCCATGTCCCAGTACCTGTCCACTCTGGAGGGCACTGGCAACGGTAGGTGTTGACACCATCCACACACGTGCCTGCATTCTTGCACAAGTGGTCTGGACAATCGTCAATATTAATCTCACAGTTGTGTCCCGCAAAGCCTGGAAAGGGAGAAGAGGCTGCATTTGAGACATTCTGCCCTGGTGGTTGTTCAAACACACCAGGAAACCCAGCTGGCATGCAGATGCAAGTAAACCCGCCAGAGCAGTCGAGCCATGTAGCACTGAGGGGACAGTTGGTCCCCAATCCTGTGGTTTGAAGTGTGCTTCTGGAagaactagtgtgtgtgtgtgtgtgtgtgtttgtgtgtgtgtgtgtgtgtgagagagagagagagagagagagcgcatcgTCGGGTTGGGAATGTTGGAAATGGCCTGATAAGGGTCTTTTTAGAAGGAGTCAgagatgtttccagcccaattaAGGAACCAGGGTCAGGGGCCAGAACAGAAGGGAACATTGGCCGACAACATGTCGGCATGTCATCTGACATCTCCCCCTGTCATGCatgcccctgctttccccctgccctgcTTTCCCCTCACCTCTCACCTGCTTACGGGGCACCCTTGGGGCTGGGGGCAGCAAGGACAATGCCCCCCTCTTCACTTAGTATGGAGCAGTGGATGGAAGCAGCGGCATACCCGTTCCCCTCCCATGACTTGTCATCTTTAAATACTCTtccagtccccctcccccaccttttaaaCCAAAAGCTTTAACATCCAGTGTTGAGGTCATGTGGTTTTTTTAAGAAATACTACCTGGCATGCAGATGCAGGTAAACCCGCCCTTGCGGTCAAGGCATGTAGCGTTATTCCGGCAGGGCATGGAGAAGCACTCGTTGATGTCCGTCTCACAGCGCGGGCCTGTGTAGCCATGCCCACATTGGCACTGGAAGGAGGCTTTGGTGTTGATGCATTTGCCAAAGTGTTGACAAGGATTGGCCCCTGGGGATGACACAGGCACACGAAGTGAGCATGGCTCCCTGAAAATCCTATCTCCTCAATCCTTACTCCAAAAGGGAAAGCCAGACAAGGAATGGGAAGTGCAGGCCAGCAGAAGCCAGGCACTCTTGCAGGTGTCTGACTTGCCACTAGCCAAACCCAAGAGAGAACTAAAGCGaagtcctccttcctccccccaccctttggatCTGAGAGAGGCAAGCAGACAACGATCTCACCAAGGGAGCATTCGTCCACATCCTGGTCACAGGCAGATCCCATGAGGCCTagtgggcagctgcagaaggcACGGCCAGTCACTGGGTTAGTGTCACAGATGGCGCCTTCACGGCAAGGGCTACTGACACAGGCATCATCCAAATGACAGAGGAGGCCTAGAAGAGAAAGGCTGTGGAAAGCAACTCTATGGCAGCAGTCTGTGAGCAGCACCCAGAAAGGGGTGGAACGGCCCACTGGGTTGGACTTCTGGGCAGGTTTGGCTTCAGTGGGCATCATACACAGGCtaatgctgcagccccagaagCCCAGAAGAGTGAAACCCTTCCACCTGCCACGGGCCATTCGGCTCCTGATCCTTGCCAGTGCTCCTCTCAGTGCCACCATGGCTGGAGCGGAGACATAGTGTCATGTGCTGACAATGCCCAGATGTCCCATACATTGGCTCCATTCCCTCCACATCACTGCCTAAACCCTCTTATTACATCCACCCCAAACCTGCCGGCCAGAACAGAGGAAAGAATGCAGCCTGGCACAAAGCAGGAGCCAACTACCTGCCCTGCCCACAGGACATTCACAGTAGAAGGAAGCCACACGATCATGACAGGTAGCACCAGAAAAGCAGGCAGCGGATTGACAGTCATCAATGTTCTCACTGCAGCTCTCTCCGGTCCAGCCATTGACACAGAGGCACGAATGGCCCCCGATGGTATTGACGCAGGTGCCCCCATTGTGGCAGGCACGGGGTTGCAGCTGGCACTCATCCACGTCCTCGGTGTAGAACTGGCCTAGGGCCAAAAGAGGAGAGCGGTTTTTGCTAGAACACCTACAAAGCAGAGTTGGTCCAACAGCTGCAGCACTCCACACTCACAGCCCCCCATTTCCTGCCCTCTTCTTTGCCTTCAAACTGCCAGGGCTGGAGCTGAACAAATGGTTTTCATCAAATGAACGCCTGCCCTCTCCAGGTTTGAGGGCGGGTCCCTTGACTTTCCCACAGAGGACGTGACCTTCAATTCCCTGGGCCAGGACAGAGCTAGCACTACACTCCCCAACATGAAGGATTGTCGTTCAAGAAAAAAAGCAAATGCCTCTCCTCAGTCAAGACTCTGACATCCAGGCCTCCATATTCTCTGTTAAGAGACCCCTTAGAATCTCACACTGTTCTCCCCAAGTTCTGGCTCTGGCCCATGTCCCAGTACCTGTCCACTCTGGAGGGCACTGGCAACGGTAGGTGTTGACACCATCCACACACGTGCCTGCATTCTTGCACAAGTGGTCTGGACAATCGTCAATATTAATCTCACAGTTGTGTCCCGCAAAGCCTGGAAAGGGAGAAGAGGCTGCATTTGAGACATTCTGCCCTGGTGGTTGTTCAAACACACCAGGAAACCCAGCTGGCATGCAGATGCAAGTAAACCCGCCAGAGCAGTCGAGCCATGTAGCACTGAGGGGACAGTTGGTCCCCAATCCTGTGGTGTGAAGTGTGCTTCTGGAagaactagtgtgtgtgtgtttgtgtgtgtgtgtgagagagagagagagagagagagagagagagagagagagcgcgcctcGTCGGGTTGGGAATGTTGGAAATGGCCTGATAAGGGTCTTTTTAGAAGGAGTCAgagatgtttccagcccaattaAGGAACCAGGGTCAGGGGCCAGAACAGAAGGGAACATTGGCCGACAACATGTCGGCATGTCATCTGACATCTCCCCCTGTCATGCatgcccctgctttccccctgccctgcTTTCCCCTCACCTCTCACCTGCTTACGGGGCACCCTTGGGGCTGGGGGCAGCAAGGACAATGCCCCCCTCTTCACTTAGTATGGAGCAGTGGATGGAAGCAGCGGCATCCCCGTTCCCCTCCCATCACGTCTCCCCCTGTCATACTTGCCCCTGCTTTCCCCTCACCTCTGCCCTGCTTACAGGGGGACCTTTCGGGGACTGGGatccataatatttatttatttatctatgtaagccactttggaatcttttgttgaaaagcggtatataaatatttgttgttgttgttttcacatAAGCACACTGGTGCCAGTCAGCCCTTTTTGACCGGGATTAATAAATTACAGTTACAACCTTGACCAGAGACTGCAGCAACAGCAAAACACACTCATGCTTATGACATTACAAAATAAGAGACAAGACACATGAGCTGTTTAGTGCAGAACCTCATCTCCATTCTATTAATTATGTGATATTTCTTACATTTCCTCCCATTTGATGAATTTGTCATGTCTAAGTGACCAATGGCAGCACACTTTCCAACCACATCACTCATAATGTGCAACTGTGTGGATTAAGTTCCAAGCCTGACCAGAGACTGCAGCAACAGCAAAACATAATGATGTTTATGACATCATCAAATAAAGGACAGGGTGTCTGAGCTGTTCAGCAAAGAACCCCATCTCTATCCTAAGCCACACTCACATGTTAGACCTCAGGCAATAAGGAGGAATAATGAATCAAGTCTTTCACTTCAGTTCTGGCTCACACAGCCCCAACTACAGTTTCAGCAGTCTGCCAATTCTGTTTCCTTCCTGTTCCACCAAATACCCCAACAGCTCCCATGAGCTTCCTGACAGGAGAACAGTGAAACAGAGCAAAAATTCACTCAGAAAGGGATTGTGTTCTGAGTGCCACTCTACACCACTCATCTGCCCTGATGAATCTTCTCACCCCAACTTTACCTTCCCAGGACACTCCCCACTCCTTTGCAATAGAGCTAAGCAACAAATTCTGCAACTTTTACTCACCAGGCAAGCAAGCACACTCATAGCTGAGTTCCCCTGTCTGGCGGCAAGTGCCGCCATTGAGACACTGAGAAGGAGCACAGGGTGTGGAGATGCTCTCACAGAGCTGCCCTGTGTAACCCGACTGGCACTGGCAGCGGAAGGAGCCAGGCGTGTTGAGACAGGTACCCCCATGCTGGCACAGACCGGGCTCCCGACATTCATCCACATCATTCCGGCAGTTACGTCCCTGGTAGCCTGGTGGGCATGTACAGTTGTAGCGGCCATTCCAGTTGGTACAGCGGCCACCATTAACACATGGCTTGCTGGCACAGGCATCTAGCAGAGAGCAGTCTTGACCTGAATGGGAGACAGAGTGCCTAATGACCCTTGAGTCTGGAAGGAAGAAAGCACATTTCTTCCCATAAAGCACATTTCTCTCCTAAGATGCGGATCCATCCTGCATTCCATCTCAGTGGGGCAGTTTTCCCATCAAAAACTAAAAGGCTTTTAGAACACCCACAGAGACCTATCGCTCCCCGTCCCACTTCATTGTGTGACCTCACCTCGGAAGCCCTTGAGACAGGTGCACTGGTAGTGTACAGTGCCATCACGCAAGGTGCTCTCACATGAGCCCCCGTTGGCACAGGGTGACTGGTGGCAAGGGTCCTGAAATTGGCAGTGCTCTCCAATCAGTCCAGGCTGGCATCTGGCAGGGAAGAAAAAGACAGTTTATTAGATGACATCTCACATTATTCCTATGCCTAACTCAAAGTCCCAAATCCTACAGAAATCAGGGAGAATGTGGGTAAAGAGGCAGCAGTAACAAGATGAGAAAAAGAAATTCCTAGGGAGGTTACCTACAGAAAGACGGGGGCAGTGCAATAGTTGCAGCTGGGAGCCTCAGTGAGGAATAAGTTCAGGCAGCTGTCTGACACTCAAAGTCTGCATTTGTATTCCCTACCTATATTTATCTCTCCAGGAGGTGGTTGGGAAATGCATTAACAATTGTCAAACTCATATATAATGCTAGAGGGTAGGGGTGAGAATCTGGAATAGAAAACATGACTATGAAAACAGTTTTGTACAGCGAAGCATCTCTGTCACAGCCTCGAATCAGCAGTCTCCATCAACGATTTTAGAGGCAAATGGACTGCAGGAGGCCCTGAACTTGTCCCTGGGTAGAAGGGCAAGACTCTAATTATTTGCCAACTAAGCTTTTTGATACTTAGGCATTCTTCTGCCATGCCCACGtgatttattatttcaaggcATAGTTAAGCCCAGCTTTCACCAGGACACATGCAACCTTTTGCTATATCTCCATGTATTTTAGGAGTCAGGACTCAGGAGCTCCACCCAAGCAACCGAAGATAACTGTACAGTAGCTCAGTGTGaactcagcttctccctccatttGGCAACAATCCCGCGAGGACAACTTCTAGCTCACAACAATCTTAGAACATAAGTataatcctgctggatcaggcccaaggcccaccagatgctgctggaagctacaagaaggagttgagggcatgtcctctctcctgctgcaactcccccgcaactggtactcagaggcatcctgcctttgaggatggaggtggcctgtagccctccgactagtagccgatgatagacctctcctccatgaagttatccaaacccctcttaaagccatccagattgttggctgtcaccacatctcgtggcagagaatttcacaacttgattatgcattgtgtggaaaaagtacttcggtttgtcggtcctagatttcctggcaatcaatttcgtgggatgacccctggttctagtgttacaggaaaggaagaagaatttctctctatccactttcttcacaccatacatgattttatagccctctatcatgtctccctcacagtcgtcttttttctaaaccccagatattgtagccttgcctcataagaaaggtgctctaggcccctgatcatattggttgccctctcctgcaccttttccagttctacaatgtccttttttagatgaggtgaccagaa
Above is a window of Hemicordylus capensis ecotype Gifberg chromosome 2, rHemCap1.1.pri, whole genome shotgun sequence DNA encoding:
- the LOC128346892 gene encoding neurogenic locus notch homolog protein 1-like isoform X4, whose translation is MGLVSRLGAPWRAWLGCALMGIALQAQLALSAAFFDCDKPCENGGSCVVYSSRISVCICQPGLIGEHCQFQDPCHQSPCANGGSCESTLRDGTVHYQCTCLKGFRGQDCSLLDACASKPCVNGGRCTNWNGRYNCTCPPGYQGRNCRNDVDECREPGLCQHGGTCLNTPGSFRCQCQSGYTGQLCESISTPCAPSQCLNGGTCRQTGELSYECACLPGFAGHNCEINIDDCPDHLCKNAGTCVDGVNTYRCQCPPEWTGQFYTEDVDECQLQPRACHNGGTCVNTIGGHSCLCVNGWTGESCSENIDDCQSAACFSGATCHDRVASFYCECPVGRAGLLCHLDDACVSSPCREGAICDTNPVTGRAFCSCPLGLMGSACDQDVDECSLGANPCQHFGKCINTKASFQCQCGHGYTGPRCETDINECFSMPCRNNATCLDRKGGFTCICMPGFAGHNCEINIDDCPDHLCKNAGTCVDGVNTYRCQCPPEWTGQFCTEDVDECQLQPRACHNGGTCVNTIGGHSCLCVNGWTGESCSENIDDCQSAACFSGATCHDRVASFYCECPVGRAGLLCHLDDACVSSPCREGAICDTNPVTGRAFCSCPLGLMGSACDQDVDECSLGANPCQHFGKCINTKASFQCQCGHGYTGPRCETDINECFSMPCRNNATCLDRKGGFTCICMPGFAGHNCEINIDDCPDHLCKNAGTCVDGVNTYRCQCPPEWTGQFCTEDVDECQLQPRACHNGGTCVNTIGGHSCLCVNGWTGESCSENIDDCQSAACFSGATCHDRVASFYCECPVGRAGLLCHLDDACVSSPCREGAICDTNPVTGRAFCSCPLGLMGSACDQDVDECSLGANPCQHFGKCINTKASFQCQCGHGYTGPRCETDINECFSMPCRNNATCLDRKGGFTCICMPGFAGHNCEINIDDCPDHLCKNAGTCVDGVNTYRCQCPPEWTGLLCHLDDACVSSPCREGAICDTNPVTGRAFCIL
- the LOC128346892 gene encoding neurogenic locus notch homolog protein 3-like isoform X1, which gives rise to MGLVSRLGAPWRAWLGCALMGIALQAQLALSAAFFDCDKPCENGGSCVVYSSRISVCICQPGLIGEHCQFQDPCHQSPCANGGSCESTLRDGTVHYQCTCLKGFRGQDCSLLDACASKPCVNGGRCTNWNGRYNCTCPPGYQGRNCRNDVDECREPGLCQHGGTCLNTPGSFRCQCQSGYTGQLCESISTPCAPSQCLNGGTCRQTGELSYECACLPGFAGHNCEINIDDCPDHLCKNAGTCVDGVNTYRCQCPPEWTGQFYTEDVDECQLQPRACHNGGTCVNTIGGHSCLCVNGWTGESCSENIDDCQSAACFSGATCHDRVASFYCECPVGRAGLLCHLDDACVSSPCREGAICDTNPVTGRAFCSCPLGLMGSACDQDVDECSLGANPCQHFGKCINTKASFQCQCGHGYTGPRCETDINECFSMPCRNNATCLDRKGGFTCICMPGFAGHNCEINIDDCPDHLCKNAGTCVDGVNTYRCQCPPEWTGQFCTEDVDECQLQPRACHNGGTCVNTIGGHSCLCVNGWTGESCSENIDDCQSAACFSGATCHDRVASFYCECPVGRAGLLCHLDDACVSSPCREGAICDTNPVTGRAFCSCPLGLMGSACDQDVDECSLGANPCQHFGKCINTKASFQCQCGHGYTGPRCETDINECFSMPCRNNATCLDRKGGFTCICMPGFAGHNCEINIDDCPDHLCKNAGTCVDGVNTYRCQCPPEWTGQFCTEDVDECQLQPRACHNGGTCVNTIGGHSCLCVNGWTGESCSENIDDCQSAACFSGATCHDRVASFYCECPVGRAGLLCHLDDACVSSPCREGAICDTNPVTGRAFCSCPLGLMGSACDQDVDECSLGANPCQHFGKCINTKASFQCQCGHGYTGPRCETDINECFSMPCRNNATCLDRKGGFTCICMPGFAGHNCEINIDDCPDHLCKNAGTCVDGVNTYRCQCPPEWTGQFCTEDVDECQLQPRACHNGGTCVNTIGGHSCLCVNGWTGESCSENIDDCQSAACFSGATCHDRVASFYCECPVGRAGLLCHLDDACVSSPCREGAICDTNPVTGRAFCIL